In the Quercus lobata isolate SW786 chromosome 5, ValleyOak3.0 Primary Assembly, whole genome shotgun sequence genome, one interval contains:
- the LOC115990368 gene encoding uncharacterized protein LOC115990368 has translation MPSLCQLLLLRLSRILKLLSPPSPKIPSLPRTAKIAMAKQTVELVAAKESFGATTSSTKTCQTNTQIVLEANLTSETEASKESLVESEGQEDEPPTMAKAVTQIQEKALSRETGTKESKLGTTEEAKGPFPTVQAVEAHSVISQTTPRLEGLSLPEEKDTMMVEAPKMTISNPSLGLPAFLTRFNSLEFNSLPASHFHHFGPPFVNFLQFYVPAEGLPLLEGLLRVHEDFTNGFRGGVFLGNIIMELLFAVLDSLKNTSLDSLSEGRLLEYAHPPPISSIFEVVVLSRTGIIF, from the exons ATGCCGAGTCTGTGCCAACTCCTACTTCTTCGGTTGTCCAGAATCTTGAAGCTACTCAGTCCCCCGTCCCCCAAGATCCCAAGTCTTCCCCGCACAGCTAAAATTGCAATGGCTAAGCAAACTGTTGAACTTGTGGCGGCTAAGGAGTCCTTTGGGGCCACAACCTCATCTACAAAAACAT gccAAACCAATACTCAAATTGTCCTTGAAGCTAATCTCACCTCAGAGACAGAGGCCTCTAAAG AGTCCCTTGTGGAGTCAGAAGGGCAGGAGGACGAACCCCCCACGATGGCCAAGGCAGTAACTCAAATTCAAGAGAAAGCTTTATCACGAGAGACTG GCACCAAGGAATCCAAGCTCGGGACTACTGAGGAAGCCAAAGGACCCTTCCCTACTGTCCAGGCTGTTGAGGCTCATTCAGTGATCTCCCAGACCACCCCAAGGCTTGAGGGTCTTTCACTCCCTGAGGAAAAAGATACAATGATGGTGGAGGCCCCAAAGATGACTATTTCGAATCCCAGCTTAGGGCTTCCTGCCTTCTTGACCCGTTTTAATTCCCTAGAGTTTAATAGCCTCCCTGCAAGTCACTTTCATCATTTTGGGCCACCCTTtgtcaattttttgcaattctatGTGCCTGCTGAGGGCTTGCCGCTCTTGGAAGGACTGCTTAGAGTTCACGAGGACTTCACCAACGGGTTTAGGGGAGGTGTGTTCTTAGGGAATATCATAATGGAGCTCCTCTTTGCTGTGCTAGATTCCCTGAAGAATACGTCTCTTGATTCTTTGTCTGAAGGAAGGCTTCTGga GTATGCACACCCTCCTCCCATCTCTTCTATATTTGAAGTtgtggttctgtccagaactggAATCATTTTCTGA